A segment of the Sphingobacterium oryzagri genome:
GCTCGTTGATAGGCATAATTTCGTTACGCTTATCGTCGTTTGCCGCATGCAGGGAAAGCGCCAGGTTGAAGCGTACTTCATCATCGCCCAGCTTTTTAATCATCTTTGCGATACCGGCTGTAGATACCGTAATTCGCTTAGCCGCCATGTTCAAACCATCCGGCGCAGTGATACGCTCGACAGACTTCATCATGCCGCTGTAATTTAACAAAGGCTCGCCCATACCCATGTAAACGATATTGGTAAGCGGTTGTTGGTATTTTTCTTCTGCTTGCTTTGCTATTAAAACAACTTGGTCATAAATTTCGTCGGCCTGCAGATTGCGCTTGCGGTCCATATAGCCTGTCGCGCAGAATTTGCAGGTCAGACTACAGCCCACCTGCGAACTTACACAAGCAGTCATTCGCTCGGGTGTCGGAATCAATACGCCTTCAATAACATTGTTGTCAAACAACGTAAAACTGCTTTTGATCGTGCGGTCTGCGCTGATCTGCGATTGGCGAACACGCACCGCACGGATCTCAAAATTAGCCTTTAAGGCTTCCCGTAGTGGTTTGCTGAGGTTACTCATTTGATCAAAATCGGTACAAGATTTTGCCCACAACCATTCATAGATTTGTTTGGCACGAAAACCCTGTTCACCCATAGCGGTTAGCTTGTCTTTCAAATCCGACAAACTTAAACTTCTGATATCGATCAATTTACTCTGCTTTTCCACGACGCAAAGATACATAAAATATTAGGAAGCGCTAATGCTGCTTCGGTAGTCCTTTTGTAATAATGTGGCCAAATTACTACCGAAGCCTCGCATCGGCTTTCATACAGCGATCAAAAAACTATTTTCGCTTAAACCGCCGCCAAAGAAGGTAGCAGCCAAAAAAGACCAGAAAAAATGGCCATAGACGCAAAATAAAGACCGCTGCATCACCAAGCAAAGCCCAGCCATCGGTAAATGCTTCTTTCAATTGAATCCAAAAACTTTGGCTACCAATCGGAAGATTAGCCTGATACTCGAACAACTGAATCGATAAGCTGCTAAAGGCGAGTTGATCTTTCAGGCGTCGCATAATCGATTCCTGGCTGTCAATATCTTCCTGCAACTGCCGAATTTGTTCTTGGATCTCCAGCACGTCTTTAACGTTTTTGGCTTGGCCAAGGAGCTGTTGATAACGCTCTAGATAAGCGCGTTTGCTTTTCAACCGTGATTCGGAATCAACATATTGCAACGATACATCCTCGCTACGGAGCGATCGTTCGGTCAACTTATCGCCGCCGTTTTCCAGATCCTTTAGAAATTGATCAAGCCGTTCGGCAGGAATACGAGCCACGAGAGAATAATTGGCATAATTACCAGAACTAGAGAGTGTTTCCTGTTCGTAATAGCCGTCGTAACGTGTTAGTAGAGCATCCAGCGACTGTTTGCTTTTTTTTATGGTCTTGGATTCTATGGCAATATGGCCGCTGCGAATAATCTTTTTACTTGCCGTGACGGGTGATTGCTGAGCCGCCGTTGGGGTTTGCTCACCTACGGCAGCGGCATCTGCGCTCATGCGCAACTGCGCGGTGGGCACCACTTCGTCGTTCAATTCGACCAGATTAAGCTCCGAGACGGCCGCTGCCCCGGGTTGCGTAACATCCACTTTATTACAGCCGACCAAGAGGCTGAAAACAAGAAATAGCGAAAAACAGTATCCTTTCATAACGTTTTATTTTGCTAGAAGGATGCGTTATTTTCCGCTATTCCATAAAGGCTGTTGAATTATTTATTCGGTTTTCTTCAGCGCTTCTTTTACTTTTGGCATAATCTGCGTGCCGTAGAGTTCGATAGCGCGCATCATATCGCTGTGATCGGGGCTGCCCACATCCATGTGCGCAGAAAACCTGGTTAAACCAAACATTTCAATAATGTGCAATATTTTTTCAACCGATTGGTTTACATCGCCAACCACCAAATGTCCGTGAATGGATCGTCCAAAATCATACTGCGATCGTTGATAAGGCGGCCAACCTCTTGTCACACCAATACGGTTCATTTGGTTTGCATATATCGGATAATATTTGTCGGCTACGGCCTTGC
Coding sequences within it:
- the rlmN gene encoding 23S rRNA (adenine(2503)-C(2))-methyltransferase RlmN, which translates into the protein MEKQSKLIDIRSLSLSDLKDKLTAMGEQGFRAKQIYEWLWAKSCTDFDQMSNLSKPLREALKANFEIRAVRVRQSQISADRTIKSSFTLFDNNVIEGVLIPTPERMTACVSSQVGCSLTCKFCATGYMDRKRNLQADEIYDQVVLIAKQAEEKYQQPLTNIVYMGMGEPLLNYSGMMKSVERITAPDGLNMAAKRITVSTAGIAKMIKKLGDDEVRFNLALSLHAANDDKRNEIMPINEQNSLDALADALKYYYAKTKNAVTFEYIVFHNFNDELQDAKELAKFCKHVPCKVNIIEYNPIALADFVNAEADKIDQFAEYLRSQGVITNVRRSRGKDIDAACGQLAIKEKDSNLQEQ
- a CDS encoding DUF4349 domain-containing protein, with the protein product MKGYCFSLFLVFSLLVGCNKVDVTQPGAAAVSELNLVELNDEVVPTAQLRMSADAAAVGEQTPTAAQQSPVTASKKIIRSGHIAIESKTIKKSKQSLDALLTRYDGYYEQETLSSSGNYANYSLVARIPAERLDQFLKDLENGGDKLTERSLRSEDVSLQYVDSESRLKSKRAYLERYQQLLGQAKNVKDVLEIQEQIRQLQEDIDSQESIMRRLKDQLAFSSLSIQLFEYQANLPIGSQSFWIQLKEAFTDGWALLGDAAVFILRLWPFFLVFFGCYLLWRRFKRK